One region of Schistocerca gregaria isolate iqSchGreg1 chromosome 7, iqSchGreg1.2, whole genome shotgun sequence genomic DNA includes:
- the LOC126281674 gene encoding zinc finger protein basonuclin-2-like isoform X2, which produces MYPAMSPMGTSDDATLRRMRTAHDQSALKSAPSGLMMEVAIRCTVPSCSCECFSPGKSNVRYCDGCNHSWVPHALDKLGGQTTVQANAAFDIASLVLYGCQALPIRLKILLDRLFSVLRRDELLHVLAGFGWSLDDYARGYILQLSDGTPLERWHMCAADEEPLVVRQFLRFSETRALALQLLAADVRRALASPPPVVLPPPSPPMTPPHLPQQHHANNHHHHGSHHHHQHHQHQHQQLSASGASRAPPPAAASSANGKAPSPSDWSGSKQAAAEASGGPMNLSTGGRAAAKPAGPPPYSAVAPLPASGRAAPNGGRKYTVADILNGGCSEERSPMAHSALNLSRDALDGLRMRPAPPKPPPPPPPPLTPQQQQHPQQQHQQQQLPPQLPAAAATSTPLKRQWRSGSCDLPINLGTQIVNPTTGKKRVQCNVCFKTFCDKGALKIHFSAVHLREMHKCTVEGCSMMFSSRRSRNRHSANPNPKLHSPYLRRKMSPHDGRSAQARQMLLPPPAAAAAAAAAAAAAAGDPLALSSALGSLPFPPFPLLMPPPHLLKHGLDMRFGEECRQEQWNSVSLARPAEDNAASSSSSRPTEEDDMFDDDDYGIVVDGDMDDDEIEERDETDDHSSKNDEAEDASVSDSQASGAQLGAETKTDEEVQSNPEGGDAPMEPADGAGLKQEQAADGVSSPKSSRKRKNRNPTRFMVSNHKEGSTSAEDGSVCDETYDSAACNEERSDNGRLTAQVKTEPMEEDEKADAKEDWQGRQESEDAAHCESARSDNADCESSRIGPDEQCWEKKEETASVKLEPDYQSASCGSIKREFSDQMAAAADQAAGGYYYQRQSADSSFSVGSALQQLECLSQRQFSGLQYPQHGAGHQSPASAAPSTSPSGSSKDSSGGCDDCCLPEVDPENPRRCPVCGDVLADVFAVRAHMQSAHMRLVHACSFQGCKAAFPSRRSRDRHSDNLRMHRRLLSAPHSDAASAAAAALFADMMAYSDAASEAFTKQCQPRSVDM; this is translated from the exons CGCTGGACAAGCTGGGCGGCCAGACTACGGTGCAGGCGAACGCCGCCTTCGACATCGCGAGCCTCGTGCTGTACGGCTGCCAGGCGCTGCCCATCAGGCTCAAGATCCTGCTGGACAGGCTCTTCTCCGTGCTGCGCCGCGACGAGTTGCTTCACGTGCTCGCCGGCTTCGGCTGGTCGCTGGACGACTACGCCCGCGGCTACATCCTGCAG CTGTCGGACGGCACGCCGCTGGAGCGGTGGCACATGTGCGCGGCGGACGAGGAGCCGCTCGTCGTCCGGCAGTTCCTGCGCTTCAGCGAGACGCGCGCGCTGGCGCTGCAGCTGCTGGCCGCCGACGTGCGCCGCGCGCTCGCCTCGCCGCCCCCCGTCGTGCTGCCGCCGCCCTCGCCGCCCATGACGCCGCCCCACCTGCCGCAGCAGCACCacgccaacaaccaccaccaccacggcagccaccaccaccaccagcaccaccaacaccaacaccagcaGCTGTCCGCGTCCGGCGCCAGCCGAGCGCCGCCGCCGGCCGCCGCCTCCAGCGCCAACGGCAAGGCGCCGTCGCCCTCCGACTGGAGCGGCTCCAAGCAGGCGGCGGCGGAGGCCAGCGGCGGCCCGATGAACCTCAGCACGGGCGGGCGCGCCGCCGCCAAGCCCGCGGGCCCGCCGCCTTACTCGGCGGTCGCCCCACTACCTGCCAGCGGACGCGCCGCCCCCAACGGCGGCCGCAAGTACACCGTGGCCGACATCCTCAACGGCGGCTGCTCCGAGGAGCGGTCACCGATGGCGCACAGCGCGCTCAACCTCAGCCGCGACGCGCTGGACGGCCTCAGGATGCGCCCGGCGCCGCCcaagccgcctccgccgcccccgccaccgctgacgccgcagcagcagcagcatccgcagcagcagcaccaacagcagcaactGCCACCTCAGCTGCCGGCTGCGGCGGCCACGTCGACACCGCTCAAGCGCCAGTGGCGGTCCGGCTCGTGCGACCTGCCCATCAACCTGGGCACACAGATCGTCAACCCCACCACCGGCAAGAAACGCGTCCAGTGTAACGTCTGTTTCAAGACATTCTGCGATAAAGGCGCTCTCAAGATACACTTCTCCGCCGTCCACCTGCGGGAGATGCACAAGTGCACC GTGGAGGGCTGCAGCATGATGTTCAGCTCGCGCAGGTCGCGCAACCGGCACAGCGCCAACCCCAACCCCAAGCTGCACTCGCCGTACCTGCGGCGCAAGATGTCTCCACACGACGGGCGGTCTGCGCAGGCGCGCCAGATGCTGCTGCCGCctcccgccgccgccgcagccgccgccgccgccgccgcggccgccgccggcgACCCGCTGGCATTGTCCTCGGCCCTCGGTTCGCTGCCCTTCCCGCCCTTCCCGCTGCTCATGCCGCCCCCGCACCTGCTCAAGCACGGACTCGACATGAG GTTCGGCGAGGAATGCCGCCAGGAACAGTGGAACAGTGTGAGCCTGGCGAGGCCTGCGGAAGACAACGCGGCGTCGAGCAGCAGCAGCCGACCCACCGAGGAGGACGACATgttcgacgacgacgactacggcaTCGTCGTCGACGGAGACATGGACGATGACGAGATCGAGGAACGCGACGAAACTGACGACCATTCTTCGAAGAACGACGAGGCGGAAGACGCCAGCGTGAGCGACTCGCAGGCCAGTGGGGCGCAGCTAGGTGCCGAGACCAAGACTGACGAAGAGGTGCAGAGCAACCCGGAGGGCGGCGACGCCCCTATGGAGCCGGCCGACGGCGCCGGCCTCAAGCAGGAGCAGGCCGCAGACGGCGTCTCATCCCCAAAGAGTTCCCGCAAGAGGAAGAACAGAAATCCCACGCGCTTCATGGTGTCCAACCACAAAGAAGGTTCGACATCGGCAGAGGACGGGTCAGTGTGTGACGAAACGTACGACTCGGCTGCTTGTAACGAAGAGAGGAGTGACAACGGAAGATTGACGGCACAGGTGAAAACGGAGCCGATGGAAGAGGACGAGAAGGCAGACGCgaaagaagactggcaaggaaGACAGGAGAGTGAAGACGCGGCGCACTGTGAGAGCGCTAGGAGTGACAATGCCGACTGTGAGTCCAGCAGGATAGGTCCTGACGAGCAGTGTTGGGAGAAAAAGGAAGAAACCGCGAGTGTGAAATTAGAGCCCGACTATCAGTCTGCCTCCTGTGGGAGTATCAAGCGGGAGTTCTCCGACCAGATGGCGGCAGCGGCGGACCAGGCTGCCGGGGGGTACTACTACCAGCGCCAGTCCGCGGATTCATCGTTCAGCGTGGGCAGCGCGCTGCAGCAGCTGGAGTGCCTCTCGCAGCGGCAGTTCAGCGGCCTGCAGTACCCGCAGCACGGCGCCGGCCACCAGAGCCCCGCGTCGGCGGCGCCATCCACCAGCCCCTCCGGCTCGTCCAAGGACTcgagcggcggctgcgacgactgctgcctgcccgAGGTGGACCCGGAGAACCCGCGGCGCTGCCCCGTGTGCGGCGACGTGCTGGCCGACGTGTTCGCGGTGCGCGCGCACATGCAGAGCGCGCACATGCGGCTGGTGCACGCGTGCAGCTTCCAGGGCTGCAAGGCGGCCTTCCCGTCGCGCCGCAGCCGCGACCGCCACAGCGACAACCTGCGCATGCACCGCCGCCTGCTGTCCGCGCCGCATTCGGACGCCGCGTCCGCCGCTGCCGCCGCGCTCTTCGCCGACATGATGGCCTACAGCGACGCCGCCAGCGAGGCGTTTACCAAGCAGTGCCAGCCCAGGTCTGTCGACATGTGA
- the LOC126281674 gene encoding zinc finger protein basonuclin-2-like isoform X1, with amino-acid sequence MLTQNSAATPGVAAAAPPSPQRPTPTPAQGSPGAASRLAPLNAIRCTVPSCSCECFSPGKSNVRYCDGCNHSWVPHALDKLGGQTTVQANAAFDIASLVLYGCQALPIRLKILLDRLFSVLRRDELLHVLAGFGWSLDDYARGYILQLSDGTPLERWHMCAADEEPLVVRQFLRFSETRALALQLLAADVRRALASPPPVVLPPPSPPMTPPHLPQQHHANNHHHHGSHHHHQHHQHQHQQLSASGASRAPPPAAASSANGKAPSPSDWSGSKQAAAEASGGPMNLSTGGRAAAKPAGPPPYSAVAPLPASGRAAPNGGRKYTVADILNGGCSEERSPMAHSALNLSRDALDGLRMRPAPPKPPPPPPPPLTPQQQQHPQQQHQQQQLPPQLPAAAATSTPLKRQWRSGSCDLPINLGTQIVNPTTGKKRVQCNVCFKTFCDKGALKIHFSAVHLREMHKCTVEGCSMMFSSRRSRNRHSANPNPKLHSPYLRRKMSPHDGRSAQARQMLLPPPAAAAAAAAAAAAAAGDPLALSSALGSLPFPPFPLLMPPPHLLKHGLDMRFGEECRQEQWNSVSLARPAEDNAASSSSSRPTEEDDMFDDDDYGIVVDGDMDDDEIEERDETDDHSSKNDEAEDASVSDSQASGAQLGAETKTDEEVQSNPEGGDAPMEPADGAGLKQEQAADGVSSPKSSRKRKNRNPTRFMVSNHKEGSTSAEDGSVCDETYDSAACNEERSDNGRLTAQVKTEPMEEDEKADAKEDWQGRQESEDAAHCESARSDNADCESSRIGPDEQCWEKKEETASVKLEPDYQSASCGSIKREFSDQMAAAADQAAGGYYYQRQSADSSFSVGSALQQLECLSQRQFSGLQYPQHGAGHQSPASAAPSTSPSGSSKDSSGGCDDCCLPEVDPENPRRCPVCGDVLADVFAVRAHMQSAHMRLVHACSFQGCKAAFPSRRSRDRHSDNLRMHRRLLSAPHSDAASAAAAALFADMMAYSDAASEAFTKQCQPRSVDM; translated from the exons CGCTGGACAAGCTGGGCGGCCAGACTACGGTGCAGGCGAACGCCGCCTTCGACATCGCGAGCCTCGTGCTGTACGGCTGCCAGGCGCTGCCCATCAGGCTCAAGATCCTGCTGGACAGGCTCTTCTCCGTGCTGCGCCGCGACGAGTTGCTTCACGTGCTCGCCGGCTTCGGCTGGTCGCTGGACGACTACGCCCGCGGCTACATCCTGCAG CTGTCGGACGGCACGCCGCTGGAGCGGTGGCACATGTGCGCGGCGGACGAGGAGCCGCTCGTCGTCCGGCAGTTCCTGCGCTTCAGCGAGACGCGCGCGCTGGCGCTGCAGCTGCTGGCCGCCGACGTGCGCCGCGCGCTCGCCTCGCCGCCCCCCGTCGTGCTGCCGCCGCCCTCGCCGCCCATGACGCCGCCCCACCTGCCGCAGCAGCACCacgccaacaaccaccaccaccacggcagccaccaccaccaccagcaccaccaacaccaacaccagcaGCTGTCCGCGTCCGGCGCCAGCCGAGCGCCGCCGCCGGCCGCCGCCTCCAGCGCCAACGGCAAGGCGCCGTCGCCCTCCGACTGGAGCGGCTCCAAGCAGGCGGCGGCGGAGGCCAGCGGCGGCCCGATGAACCTCAGCACGGGCGGGCGCGCCGCCGCCAAGCCCGCGGGCCCGCCGCCTTACTCGGCGGTCGCCCCACTACCTGCCAGCGGACGCGCCGCCCCCAACGGCGGCCGCAAGTACACCGTGGCCGACATCCTCAACGGCGGCTGCTCCGAGGAGCGGTCACCGATGGCGCACAGCGCGCTCAACCTCAGCCGCGACGCGCTGGACGGCCTCAGGATGCGCCCGGCGCCGCCcaagccgcctccgccgcccccgccaccgctgacgccgcagcagcagcagcatccgcagcagcagcaccaacagcagcaactGCCACCTCAGCTGCCGGCTGCGGCGGCCACGTCGACACCGCTCAAGCGCCAGTGGCGGTCCGGCTCGTGCGACCTGCCCATCAACCTGGGCACACAGATCGTCAACCCCACCACCGGCAAGAAACGCGTCCAGTGTAACGTCTGTTTCAAGACATTCTGCGATAAAGGCGCTCTCAAGATACACTTCTCCGCCGTCCACCTGCGGGAGATGCACAAGTGCACC GTGGAGGGCTGCAGCATGATGTTCAGCTCGCGCAGGTCGCGCAACCGGCACAGCGCCAACCCCAACCCCAAGCTGCACTCGCCGTACCTGCGGCGCAAGATGTCTCCACACGACGGGCGGTCTGCGCAGGCGCGCCAGATGCTGCTGCCGCctcccgccgccgccgcagccgccgccgccgccgccgcggccgccgccggcgACCCGCTGGCATTGTCCTCGGCCCTCGGTTCGCTGCCCTTCCCGCCCTTCCCGCTGCTCATGCCGCCCCCGCACCTGCTCAAGCACGGACTCGACATGAG GTTCGGCGAGGAATGCCGCCAGGAACAGTGGAACAGTGTGAGCCTGGCGAGGCCTGCGGAAGACAACGCGGCGTCGAGCAGCAGCAGCCGACCCACCGAGGAGGACGACATgttcgacgacgacgactacggcaTCGTCGTCGACGGAGACATGGACGATGACGAGATCGAGGAACGCGACGAAACTGACGACCATTCTTCGAAGAACGACGAGGCGGAAGACGCCAGCGTGAGCGACTCGCAGGCCAGTGGGGCGCAGCTAGGTGCCGAGACCAAGACTGACGAAGAGGTGCAGAGCAACCCGGAGGGCGGCGACGCCCCTATGGAGCCGGCCGACGGCGCCGGCCTCAAGCAGGAGCAGGCCGCAGACGGCGTCTCATCCCCAAAGAGTTCCCGCAAGAGGAAGAACAGAAATCCCACGCGCTTCATGGTGTCCAACCACAAAGAAGGTTCGACATCGGCAGAGGACGGGTCAGTGTGTGACGAAACGTACGACTCGGCTGCTTGTAACGAAGAGAGGAGTGACAACGGAAGATTGACGGCACAGGTGAAAACGGAGCCGATGGAAGAGGACGAGAAGGCAGACGCgaaagaagactggcaaggaaGACAGGAGAGTGAAGACGCGGCGCACTGTGAGAGCGCTAGGAGTGACAATGCCGACTGTGAGTCCAGCAGGATAGGTCCTGACGAGCAGTGTTGGGAGAAAAAGGAAGAAACCGCGAGTGTGAAATTAGAGCCCGACTATCAGTCTGCCTCCTGTGGGAGTATCAAGCGGGAGTTCTCCGACCAGATGGCGGCAGCGGCGGACCAGGCTGCCGGGGGGTACTACTACCAGCGCCAGTCCGCGGATTCATCGTTCAGCGTGGGCAGCGCGCTGCAGCAGCTGGAGTGCCTCTCGCAGCGGCAGTTCAGCGGCCTGCAGTACCCGCAGCACGGCGCCGGCCACCAGAGCCCCGCGTCGGCGGCGCCATCCACCAGCCCCTCCGGCTCGTCCAAGGACTcgagcggcggctgcgacgactgctgcctgcccgAGGTGGACCCGGAGAACCCGCGGCGCTGCCCCGTGTGCGGCGACGTGCTGGCCGACGTGTTCGCGGTGCGCGCGCACATGCAGAGCGCGCACATGCGGCTGGTGCACGCGTGCAGCTTCCAGGGCTGCAAGGCGGCCTTCCCGTCGCGCCGCAGCCGCGACCGCCACAGCGACAACCTGCGCATGCACCGCCGCCTGCTGTCCGCGCCGCATTCGGACGCCGCGTCCGCCGCTGCCGCCGCGCTCTTCGCCGACATGATGGCCTACAGCGACGCCGCCAGCGAGGCGTTTACCAAGCAGTGCCAGCCCAGGTCTGTCGACATGTGA